From Paraburkholderia sabiae, a single genomic window includes:
- the hpnK gene encoding hopanoid biosynthesis-associated protein HpnK — translation MTQRVTQTKAIPRRALIVTADDFGLHVRINEAVERAHLHGILTSASLMVSAPATADAVHRARQYPSLRVGLHLVLADGVPMLATHLVPALVDRHGRLGDRMVRDGFRFFLLPEVRRQLRAEIRAQFQAFARTGLALDHVNTHKHFHLHPTVLALIIEVGSEYGLNAMRLPYEPGSPAWIRPWMARVRKQLDNAGIAHNDYVIGLSQTGKLDEAALLAALARLPQGVGEIYCHPAVAGVGAITPTMQTYRHTDEFDALVSERVASALAASGAITGGFADVFAQRAYM, via the coding sequence ATGACGCAACGTGTCACGCAAACGAAGGCCATACCGCGACGGGCACTGATCGTCACCGCCGACGACTTCGGCCTGCACGTACGCATCAACGAGGCCGTCGAGCGCGCGCATCTGCATGGCATCCTGACCTCGGCGAGCCTGATGGTGTCCGCGCCGGCCACGGCGGATGCCGTGCACCGCGCGCGGCAGTATCCGAGCTTGCGCGTCGGCCTGCATCTCGTGCTGGCCGACGGCGTGCCGATGCTCGCCACGCATCTCGTTCCCGCGCTCGTCGACCGGCATGGACGGCTCGGCGACAGGATGGTGCGCGACGGCTTCCGTTTTTTCCTGCTGCCCGAAGTGCGCCGTCAGTTGAGGGCGGAGATCCGCGCGCAGTTTCAGGCGTTCGCGCGCACGGGTCTCGCGCTCGATCACGTGAATACGCACAAGCACTTTCATCTGCATCCTACCGTTCTCGCGCTGATCATCGAAGTGGGCAGCGAATATGGCCTGAACGCAATGCGTCTGCCGTACGAACCGGGCTCGCCCGCGTGGATCCGACCGTGGATGGCTCGCGTGCGCAAGCAGTTGGATAATGCAGGGATCGCGCACAACGACTACGTGATCGGTTTGTCGCAGACGGGAAAACTCGACGAAGCGGCGCTGCTCGCCGCGCTCGCGCGGCTGCCGCAAGGTGTCGGCGAGATTTACTGTCATCCCGCAGTGGCTGGCGTCGGCGCCATTACGCCCACGATGCAGACCTACCGGCATACCGACGAGTTCGACGCGCTGGTGTCCGAGCGTGTCGCCTCGGCGCTCGCGGCGAGCGGCGCGATCACGGGCGGTTTTGCGGATGTGTTCGCACAACGCGCATACATGTGA
- a CDS encoding carbonic anhydrase: protein MSDDMLNTRRPRDPAKSDLLHLLDGVEQFSDEVFPATQALFESLASGQAPHTLFITCADSRVSPEMITQTHPGELFVCRNIGNIVPAYGEMLGGVSAVVEYAVLALNVRQIVICGHSDCGAMRGLAGTAPMTAEEMPTVNAWLRNAETARSVVQARNVDSEHQVQALVEENIRLQLMHLRTHPSVAGRLAQKRLDVHGWVYDIGHGRISVFNEDDDRFESLGEARGRLQREQGG, encoded by the coding sequence ATGTCGGACGATATGCTCAACACCAGGCGGCCTCGCGATCCCGCGAAGTCGGATCTGCTACATCTGCTGGACGGCGTCGAGCAGTTCAGCGACGAGGTGTTTCCCGCCACTCAGGCCTTGTTCGAAAGCCTCGCCTCCGGCCAGGCGCCGCATACGCTGTTCATCACGTGTGCCGATTCGCGCGTGTCGCCGGAAATGATTACGCAAACGCATCCGGGCGAACTGTTCGTGTGCCGCAATATCGGTAATATCGTCCCGGCTTACGGCGAGATGCTGGGCGGCGTGTCGGCTGTCGTCGAATATGCGGTGCTCGCGCTCAACGTGCGGCAGATCGTGATCTGCGGACACAGCGACTGCGGTGCGATGCGCGGCCTCGCCGGCACCGCGCCGATGACAGCGGAAGAGATGCCGACCGTCAACGCATGGCTGCGCAATGCCGAAACGGCGCGCAGCGTCGTGCAGGCGCGCAATGTCGATAGCGAGCATCAGGTGCAGGCGCTCGTCGAAGAAAATATCCGGCTGCAACTGATGCATCTGCGCACGCATCCCTCCGTCGCGGGACGGCTCGCGCAAAAACGGCTCGATGTGCACGGCTGGGTGTACGACATTGGGCACGGCCGCATTTCCGTGTTCAACGAGGACGACGACCGCTTCGAAAGCCTCGGCGAAGCGCGCGGGAGGCTGCAGCGGGAGCAGGGCGGCTAG
- a CDS encoding lysylphosphatidylglycerol synthase domain-containing protein: protein MMKWLKWLGLPAGIAMLIALALHGGMNDVLHAIGAAGFALLWLVPLHALPLLLDAQAWWLLLRKRASLPYLWWVATVREAVSRLLPVASIGGEFVGVRLARWKVDETSVVAGSVIVEVLVTMAVQYVFAALGLVMIVAQTGHDDLLFTIGAALLLSLPLPVVVFVLLRRGGLFHKIERWSARLPMSAHWGVERIGGAQLDAAIDTLLCEPFLLLRAFAWQFAGYLIGASEVYLALWMLGHPVSIGGAIAVEALTQAARHAAFFVPSGLGVQEAVVVLLARLFGVDEQTAFSLALVKRMREVVFGCLALASWQAAEIARNRHDAWRDEPMLRPVEQRRADSDDRRRSR from the coding sequence ATGATGAAGTGGCTCAAATGGCTGGGATTGCCTGCCGGCATCGCGATGCTGATCGCACTCGCGCTGCACGGCGGCATGAACGACGTGCTGCACGCGATCGGCGCGGCGGGCTTCGCGCTGCTGTGGCTCGTGCCGCTGCACGCGCTGCCGTTGCTGCTCGACGCGCAGGCGTGGTGGCTGCTGCTTCGCAAGCGCGCGTCGCTGCCGTATTTGTGGTGGGTCGCGACGGTGCGCGAGGCCGTGAGCCGCCTGTTGCCCGTGGCGAGCATCGGCGGCGAGTTCGTCGGCGTGCGGCTCGCGCGCTGGAAGGTCGACGAGACGAGCGTGGTCGCGGGATCGGTGATCGTCGAAGTGCTGGTGACGATGGCCGTGCAGTATGTGTTCGCCGCGCTCGGGCTCGTGATGATCGTCGCGCAGACAGGGCACGACGATCTGCTGTTCACGATCGGCGCGGCGCTGTTGCTGTCGTTGCCGCTGCCCGTCGTCGTGTTCGTGCTGCTGCGGCGAGGCGGGCTCTTCCACAAGATCGAGCGCTGGTCTGCGCGTTTACCGATGAGCGCGCACTGGGGCGTCGAGCGCATCGGCGGCGCGCAGCTCGATGCCGCGATCGATACGCTGCTGTGCGAGCCGTTCCTTTTGCTGCGTGCGTTTGCCTGGCAGTTTGCCGGGTATCTGATCGGCGCGTCGGAGGTGTATCTGGCGCTGTGGATGCTCGGGCATCCTGTGTCGATTGGCGGCGCGATCGCCGTCGAGGCGCTCACGCAGGCAGCGCGCCACGCCGCGTTTTTCGTGCCTTCGGGGTTGGGCGTGCAGGAGGCCGTCGTCGTGTTGCTCGCGCGGCTCTTCGGCGTCGACGAGCAGACAGCGTTCTCGCTGGCGCTCGTCAAGCGGATGCGCGAAGTCGTGTTCGGCTGTCTCGCGCTTGCGTCGTGGCAAGCAGCCGAGATCGCGCGCAACCGGCATGACGCGTGGCGCGACGAGCCCATGCTCAGACCCGTCGAACAGCGCCGTGCGGACTCCGACGACAGACGTCGCTCGCGCTGA
- a CDS encoding iron-containing redox enzyme family protein, whose protein sequence is MDDIFEPQAFVLAGKCLSTSPSLVIEDDEHQYEFPASVDGEDAASLISALRSGVKAEEVLARYSPYEQKLFDRLKELQLVRAVRPALARSGLDVLLELEDLANELLYRTLYTNVFWEKCASASARDDIPLNVIHGMIVENYHFLFRESYFDAPVLSYVANTGVRLAMNEFYAKEYGHDELLLKSLNTLGVTREDLARTVPLAQTMALCNALAYWAHSDPLFFFSTLGILEGKDIKQDSFLDAAYRIGVDPLLLKPVKAHSDINLNGGHGSLTRKIFSRIPAIADSDVRRLRAQTHLFIELYDQFYTGIWEHYSTSPTLLRQLDVSGEA, encoded by the coding sequence ATGGACGACATTTTTGAACCACAAGCGTTTGTGCTGGCGGGAAAGTGTCTCAGCACGTCGCCTTCGCTCGTCATCGAAGACGACGAGCATCAATACGAATTTCCGGCGTCCGTCGACGGTGAAGACGCGGCGTCCCTCATCAGCGCGCTGCGCTCGGGAGTGAAGGCGGAAGAAGTCCTGGCCCGCTACTCGCCGTACGAACAGAAACTGTTCGACCGTCTGAAGGAACTGCAACTGGTGCGCGCGGTGAGGCCCGCGCTGGCACGCAGCGGCCTCGACGTGCTGCTCGAACTCGAAGATCTCGCCAACGAACTTCTGTATCGCACGCTCTATACGAACGTGTTCTGGGAAAAGTGCGCGTCCGCAAGTGCACGCGACGACATTCCCCTCAACGTGATCCACGGAATGATCGTGGAGAACTACCATTTCCTGTTCCGCGAAAGTTATTTCGATGCGCCCGTGCTGTCGTATGTCGCGAATACGGGCGTGCGGCTCGCGATGAACGAGTTCTACGCGAAAGAGTACGGTCACGACGAACTGCTGTTGAAGTCGCTGAACACGCTCGGCGTGACGCGCGAAGATCTCGCGCGCACGGTGCCGCTGGCGCAGACCATGGCGCTGTGCAATGCGCTCGCGTACTGGGCGCATAGCGATCCGCTGTTCTTCTTTTCGACGCTCGGCATTCTCGAAGGCAAGGACATCAAGCAGGATTCTTTCCTCGATGCCGCGTACCGGATCGGCGTCGATCCCTTGCTGCTCAAGCCTGTGAAAGCGCATTCGGACATCAACCTGAATGGCGGTCACGGCAGTCTCACGCGCAAGATCTTTTCGCGCATTCCCGCAATCGCCGATTCGGACGTGCGCCGTCTGCGCGCGCAGACGCATCTGTTCATCGAACTGTACGACCAGTTCTACACGGGTATCTGGGAACACTATTCGACGTCGCCGACGCTGTTGCGCCAGCTCGACGTCAGCGGAGAAGCATGA
- a CDS encoding Fur family transcriptional regulator yields the protein MPPRSHSPVPALDALKRAGLLGTAAQIAVLDYLQRTEHGHFSAEEIHRRIAAGGDRMNLSTTYRVLGQLVDAGFVANVPLGKHHSLYELNTGEVHDHLVCVVCGRVEEFSDPTINRRRVAIAKKFGKRFVGKTLALQGVCADCTARAHPTRPRAK from the coding sequence ATGCCGCCTCGTTCACATTCACCTGTTCCTGCGCTCGACGCGCTCAAACGCGCCGGTCTGCTCGGCACGGCCGCGCAGATCGCCGTGCTCGACTATCTGCAGCGCACGGAGCACGGGCATTTCAGCGCGGAGGAAATTCATCGGCGGATCGCGGCGGGCGGCGACCGGATGAATCTGTCGACGACGTATCGCGTGCTCGGTCAGCTGGTCGACGCAGGCTTCGTCGCGAACGTCCCGCTCGGCAAGCATCACAGCCTCTACGAACTAAATACGGGCGAAGTGCACGATCATCTCGTGTGTGTCGTGTGCGGCCGTGTCGAAGAGTTCTCCGACCCGACGATCAACAGGCGGCGTGTCGCGATCGCGAAGAAGTTCGGTAAGCGCTTTGTCGGCAAGACGCTGGCGTTGCAGGGCGTGTGCGCGGACTGCACGGCGCGCGCCCATCCGACGAGGCCGCGCGCCAAGTAA
- the hpnJ gene encoding hopanoid biosynthesis associated radical SAM protein HpnJ, with amino-acid sequence MKKTLFLQAPSYDGFDGGAGSRYQAKREIRSFWYPTWLAQPAALVPDSRVLDAPADGLSVDASLAIAQEYEVVVIHTSTPSFPTDALFAEQLKARAPKVLVGMVGAKVAVDPHNSLTASDAIDFVCREEFDFTCKEIAEGVPFAQIKGLSYRAADGSIEHNEARPILENMDELPFVAPVYKRDLKIDNYFIGYLKHPYVSIYTGRGCRSRCTFCLWPQTVGGHRYRTRSVENVLEEVKWIRDNMPEVKEIMFDDDTFTDFKPRVEEIARGLGKLGVTWSCNAKANVPYATLKIMKENGLRLLLVGYESGDDQILLNIKKGLRTDIARRFSEDCRKLGIKIHGTFILGLPGETKETIAKTIEYAKDINPHTIQVSLAAPYPGTTLYKQAVDNGWLEENKVINLVSKEGVQLAAIGYPHLSREEIYHHLEQFYRQFYFRPSKIWEIVREMLVSWEMMKRRLREGVEFFRFLRAHEA; translated from the coding sequence ATGAAGAAGACGTTATTTTTGCAGGCGCCGTCGTATGACGGCTTCGACGGCGGCGCGGGGTCGCGTTATCAGGCCAAGCGCGAGATCCGCTCGTTCTGGTATCCGACGTGGCTCGCGCAGCCCGCTGCGCTGGTGCCCGACAGCCGTGTGCTCGATGCGCCCGCTGACGGTTTGTCCGTCGACGCATCGCTCGCCATCGCGCAGGAATATGAAGTGGTCGTGATCCACACGAGCACGCCATCGTTTCCGACGGACGCGCTCTTCGCCGAGCAGCTGAAAGCGCGCGCGCCGAAGGTGCTGGTCGGCATGGTCGGCGCGAAGGTCGCCGTCGATCCGCATAACTCGCTTACGGCGAGCGATGCGATCGACTTCGTCTGTCGCGAGGAATTCGACTTCACGTGCAAGGAAATCGCCGAAGGCGTGCCGTTCGCGCAGATCAAGGGCTTGAGCTATCGCGCCGCCGACGGTTCGATCGAACATAACGAAGCGCGCCCGATCCTCGAAAACATGGACGAGCTGCCGTTCGTCGCGCCCGTTTACAAGCGCGATCTGAAGATCGACAACTATTTCATCGGCTATCTGAAGCATCCGTATGTATCGATCTACACGGGACGCGGCTGCCGTTCGCGCTGCACGTTCTGCCTGTGGCCGCAGACGGTGGGCGGGCATCGCTATCGCACGCGTTCCGTCGAGAACGTGCTCGAAGAAGTGAAGTGGATTCGCGACAACATGCCCGAAGTGAAGGAGATCATGTTCGACGACGACACCTTCACCGACTTCAAGCCACGCGTTGAGGAAATCGCGCGCGGTCTCGGCAAGCTCGGCGTGACGTGGTCGTGCAATGCGAAGGCGAACGTGCCGTACGCGACGCTCAAGATCATGAAGGAAAACGGGCTGCGTCTGCTGCTGGTCGGCTATGAATCGGGCGACGACCAGATCCTGCTGAACATCAAGAAGGGCTTGCGCACGGATATCGCGCGGCGATTTTCCGAAGACTGCCGCAAGCTCGGCATCAAGATTCACGGCACGTTCATTCTCGGCCTGCCGGGCGAAACGAAAGAGACGATCGCGAAGACCATCGAGTACGCGAAGGACATCAATCCGCACACCATCCAGGTGTCGCTCGCCGCGCCTTATCCGGGCACGACGCTCTACAAGCAGGCTGTCGACAACGGCTGGCTTGAAGAGAACAAGGTGATCAATCTCGTCAGCAAGGAAGGCGTGCAGCTGGCGGCGATCGGCTATCCGCATCTGTCGCGCGAAGAGATCTATCACCACCTCGAACAGTTCTACCGGCAGTTCTATTTCCGGCCGTCGAAGATCTGGGAAATCGTGCGCGAAATGCTGGTGAGCTGGGAGATGATGAAGCGCCGTCTGCGCGAAGGCGTCGAATTTTTCCGCTTCCTGCGGGCTCATGAGGCATGA
- a CDS encoding iron-containing redox enzyme family protein — translation MMQVTTAADLFAAPRFRPGVQLTEEDNGLTVDYREQSCSVIADKQGALKAFVESLRRGDTSIPELKRRHIELAPEIDGLIEEFDRLGLLTESAFPEPQGCLSGEEFYHRLRKFATETIAAKSKSRLYQGLCDRTLPKSALIGYALEYFYIVREAPGLIAPALTHAGPVKVQKMLQGFLASELNHDDMLRQSLHAVSIRTDNLDDLVPLPATFALCASLGVYARQHPLSFKSLLFLFEQPSVSFHIELANYCREMGIPEGFWRPIARHATINDEFDHEDISLSLLSEIEAVSPEEQMTVKKHVMLSIETMVLQENQILDFYGRQPVVKPRIFA, via the coding sequence ATGATGCAAGTCACGACAGCCGCCGATCTTTTCGCCGCGCCGCGTTTTCGTCCCGGCGTGCAACTGACGGAAGAAGACAATGGCCTGACCGTCGACTATCGCGAGCAATCGTGCTCCGTCATTGCCGACAAGCAGGGCGCGCTCAAGGCGTTCGTTGAATCGCTCCGGCGCGGCGATACGTCGATTCCCGAACTGAAACGCCGCCATATCGAGCTTGCGCCGGAAATCGACGGCTTGATCGAAGAGTTCGACCGGCTCGGTCTGTTGACGGAAAGCGCGTTTCCCGAGCCGCAGGGTTGTCTGTCCGGCGAGGAGTTCTATCACCGGCTCAGGAAGTTCGCGACGGAGACGATCGCCGCGAAATCGAAATCGCGCCTGTATCAAGGGCTGTGCGACCGCACGCTGCCGAAGAGCGCGCTGATCGGCTATGCGCTCGAGTACTTTTATATCGTGCGTGAAGCGCCGGGGCTGATTGCGCCCGCGCTCACGCATGCCGGGCCCGTCAAGGTGCAGAAGATGCTGCAAGGCTTTCTCGCCTCGGAACTGAATCACGACGACATGCTGCGGCAGTCGCTGCACGCCGTCTCGATCCGCACTGACAATCTCGACGATCTGGTGCCGCTGCCCGCTACGTTCGCGCTGTGCGCGTCGCTGGGCGTGTATGCGCGCCAGCATCCGTTGAGCTTCAAGTCGTTGTTGTTCCTGTTCGAGCAGCCGAGCGTGAGCTTTCATATCGAACTGGCGAACTATTGCCGCGAGATGGGCATTCCGGAAGGCTTCTGGCGTCCGATCGCCCGTCACGCGACGATCAACGACGAGTTCGATCACGAAGACATTTCGCTTAGCCTGCTGTCGGAAATCGAAGCCGTTTCGCCGGAAGAGCAGATGACGGTCAAGAAGCACGTGATGCTCTCCATCGAAACGATGGTGCTGCAGGAAAACCAGATTCTCGATTTCTACGGCAGACAGCCCGTCGTCAAACCGCGCATCTTTGCCTGA
- a CDS encoding heme oxygenase-like domain-containing protein: MERWDIDRYRRPALVPCEVSSFGSEALTIGVGDDAIDLSFEGVARDEVADVVAQLMRPSSDIWVKLNDGECPAWIRALTVQLDALSLIEETDSGIDGVASETERAVALCAEVGQRLGAVVEKRLAMYKDVLAVVQQMLADEALDRDAAAVAFPFSDQHGGKFADNFALQALHFQLAYARRNAPELLLAWQRVLDEVFGRVSWSPSTEAVQNASCESLHSLASLDPVDLQTYLLSFAHFIEIAPLRVGKRVTSVETESVREPCSGLTLAARAERLLLKALDDLGSNVYASAALASNEITPLVKGLYIEQYHVTDRFVEILGPLLSRRLKRNLRARLFQYFQEEYGHEAFELATCVALGMNENDVRASVPLPLTALYIDAYTVLAHRLPTAFFTSIMVTEGLRDQHSPVHEHIAALVENALHAGDIVAKHGETNDELNHPSLSRLFLADIPHVTAAQQRYSLEAALFMLEVNMRQLESVAFFYGDQTQLEFHGLHEGRRPLEV, translated from the coding sequence ATGGAACGCTGGGATATCGATCGATACAGACGGCCGGCGCTGGTGCCGTGCGAGGTGTCTTCTTTTGGAAGCGAAGCGTTGACGATCGGCGTCGGCGATGACGCGATCGATCTGTCGTTCGAAGGCGTCGCGCGCGACGAAGTCGCCGACGTCGTCGCGCAACTGATGCGGCCTTCGTCCGATATCTGGGTGAAGCTGAACGATGGCGAGTGTCCCGCGTGGATACGCGCATTGACCGTGCAACTGGATGCGCTCTCGCTGATCGAAGAGACGGATTCGGGCATCGACGGAGTGGCGTCCGAAACGGAACGCGCGGTCGCGTTGTGCGCGGAAGTGGGGCAGCGCTTGGGCGCTGTCGTCGAGAAGCGGCTGGCGATGTACAAGGACGTGCTTGCCGTTGTTCAGCAAATGCTCGCGGACGAAGCGCTCGATCGTGATGCGGCCGCGGTTGCGTTTCCGTTTTCGGATCAGCATGGCGGGAAGTTCGCTGACAATTTCGCGCTGCAGGCTCTGCATTTTCAGCTTGCGTATGCGCGTCGAAATGCTCCGGAACTGTTGCTTGCATGGCAGCGCGTGCTGGACGAAGTGTTCGGGCGCGTGAGCTGGTCTCCATCGACAGAAGCAGTACAAAACGCATCGTGCGAAAGTCTTCACAGCCTCGCCTCGCTCGATCCCGTCGATCTGCAAACGTATCTCTTGTCGTTCGCGCATTTCATCGAAATTGCGCCGCTGCGTGTCGGTAAGCGAGTGACGTCAGTGGAGACCGAAAGCGTTAGAGAGCCATGCAGCGGCCTCACACTCGCCGCACGCGCAGAGCGTCTTCTGCTTAAAGCACTCGACGATCTCGGCAGCAACGTCTATGCATCGGCGGCGCTCGCGAGCAACGAGATCACGCCGCTCGTAAAAGGCCTGTACATCGAGCAGTATCACGTCACCGACCGCTTCGTCGAAATCCTTGGACCGCTGTTGTCGCGCCGCCTCAAGCGCAATCTGCGCGCGCGGCTCTTCCAGTACTTCCAGGAAGAGTACGGTCACGAAGCGTTCGAACTCGCCACATGCGTCGCGCTCGGCATGAACGAAAACGACGTGCGCGCGTCGGTGCCGCTGCCGCTCACCGCGCTTTATATCGACGCCTACACGGTGCTCGCGCATCGTCTGCCGACGGCGTTCTTCACGTCGATCATGGTCACGGAAGGCTTGCGCGACCAGCACAGTCCCGTGCACGAGCATATCGCCGCGCTCGTCGAGAACGCATTGCATGCGGGCGACATCGTGGCGAAGCATGGCGAGACGAACGACGAACTGAATCATCCGAGCCTGTCGCGCCTGTTCCTCGCCGACATTCCTCACGTGACGGCGGCGCAGCAGCGCTACAGCCTCGAAGCGGCGCTCTTCATGCTCGAAGTGAACATGCGGCAACTCGAATCGGTCGCGTTCTTCTATGGCGATCAGACGCAACTCGAGTTTCATGGACTCCACGAAGGCAGGAGGCCGCTTGAAGTCTGA
- a CDS encoding aminotransferase-like domain-containing protein — MKITLDVATATPLTEQIVGQVEALILSRELRVGMRLPSIRKFAAEHNISRFPVIEAYDRLATRGLLQPKHGSGYYVAEQFEKAPRVTRGLDAIRATSESDQILRQFERPDEVLNLSIGFIPEAWRDVEGIAQAIRQASRTDARSLIDYAIPQGDPVLRVQIEQRLAFVGVAAEPQNIMVTNSASEALDLVVRMLLKPGDTVFVEDPGYFNLFGLLKLQGIELVGVPRLSTGPDVDAVEALLKQHRPKLFFVNTVFHNPTGTNVAPHVGFRLLQLAQEHDFMIVEDDVYADFQAIPTQRLASLDRLTRVVYIGGFSKSLSSSLRLGYIAAEAGLIKHFVEVKALTSLGGTRFSERVVAALLERGTYRKHLERLRRRVNGAISTAVELLADIGWQVFDEPCGGTLVWARVPGVPNSDVFVAEAARAGITVQPGSYYRPHGEPTPWVRFNTAYLDNERAMGFLRRAAAMGE; from the coding sequence ATGAAGATCACCCTCGACGTCGCAACGGCTACCCCGCTGACGGAACAGATCGTCGGTCAGGTCGAAGCGCTGATCCTCTCGCGCGAATTGCGCGTGGGCATGCGCCTGCCGTCCATCCGCAAATTCGCGGCCGAACACAACATCAGCCGCTTCCCCGTCATCGAGGCCTACGACCGCCTCGCCACGCGCGGCCTGCTTCAGCCGAAGCACGGCTCCGGGTATTACGTCGCCGAACAGTTCGAAAAAGCGCCGCGCGTGACACGCGGGCTCGACGCGATCCGCGCGACGTCCGAGTCCGATCAGATCCTGCGGCAGTTCGAGCGCCCCGACGAGGTGCTGAATCTGTCGATCGGCTTTATCCCGGAAGCGTGGCGCGACGTCGAAGGCATCGCGCAGGCGATCCGCCAGGCGTCGCGCACCGACGCGCGCAGCCTGATCGACTACGCAATCCCGCAGGGCGACCCGGTCTTGCGCGTGCAGATCGAACAGCGCCTCGCCTTCGTCGGCGTGGCCGCGGAGCCGCAGAACATCATGGTGACAAACAGCGCGAGCGAGGCGCTCGACCTCGTCGTGCGAATGCTGCTCAAACCGGGCGACACGGTGTTCGTCGAAGATCCCGGCTATTTCAACCTGTTCGGGCTGCTCAAGCTGCAAGGCATCGAACTGGTCGGCGTGCCGCGCCTGTCGACGGGGCCGGATGTCGACGCCGTCGAAGCGTTGCTGAAACAGCACCGGCCGAAGCTCTTTTTCGTCAACACGGTCTTTCACAACCCGACGGGTACGAACGTCGCGCCGCACGTCGGCTTCCGGCTTCTACAGCTGGCGCAGGAACACGACTTCATGATCGTCGAGGACGACGTGTACGCGGATTTCCAGGCGATTCCGACGCAGCGCCTCGCGTCGCTCGACCGGCTGACGCGTGTGGTGTATATCGGCGGATTTTCGAAGAGTCTGTCGTCGTCGCTGCGGCTCGGTTATATCGCTGCCGAGGCAGGATTGATCAAGCACTTCGTCGAAGTGAAGGCGCTCACGAGTCTGGGCGGGACGCGCTTCAGCGAGCGCGTCGTCGCGGCGCTGCTCGAACGCGGCACGTATCGCAAGCATCTGGAGCGGCTGCGGCGGCGCGTGAACGGCGCCATTTCGACAGCGGTGGAACTGCTCGCCGATATCGGCTGGCAGGTGTTCGACGAGCCTTGCGGCGGCACGCTCGTGTGGGCGCGCGTGCCCGGCGTGCCGAATTCGGATGTGTTCGTCGCCGAGGCGGCGCGCGCCGGCATCACGGTGCAGCCGGGCAGCTACTATCGGCCGCACGGCGAGCCTACGCCGTGGGTTCGGTTCAATACCGCGTATCTCGACAACGAGCGCGCGATGGGATTTCTGCGGCGCGCGGCGGCGATGGGCGAATAA
- a CDS encoding aspartate aminotransferase family protein — translation MKSEIGSEDGARFDSVNPYWAQFLDDAGLDMTGARGDGCYIETADGRALLDCLAGFGTANLGHAHAALLARFADALQRTSVNVFPFECAESQHLLADRLLALSGQRFQKVFFATTGAEGVESAVKFAMTSTGRTDVVTFRDGFHGLSMFSSFMTGNPFWTEALPWKPGNVHHVDAQNFAALEDVLASRKVAAVVFEPVAGSSSAQHWNAETSARLVALCHATGTKLIADEVYCGLGRTGTWFGIDAIGMSDASAAPDMVVVSKGLTGGLVPLSAVLLNDADFDAVFGAPGKAKVHGSTFGGNRLAMHCGLIVLDLVESGRLVENAAAMGALIEARIAQRFDGRVIVRGKGLALSLELDAWFAGELDKRISDVWLDLIDGGVLAMPNSAAPDSLRLSPPLILGVDEVEVLIDRLDEALQP, via the coding sequence TTGAAGTCTGAGATCGGTTCTGAGGACGGAGCGCGCTTCGATTCCGTCAATCCGTACTGGGCGCAGTTTCTCGACGACGCGGGCCTCGACATGACGGGCGCGCGCGGCGACGGCTGCTACATCGAAACAGCCGATGGCCGCGCGCTGCTCGATTGTCTCGCGGGCTTTGGCACCGCGAATCTGGGGCATGCGCATGCGGCGCTGCTCGCGCGTTTCGCCGATGCGTTGCAGCGCACGTCAGTGAATGTGTTTCCGTTCGAATGCGCGGAGTCGCAGCATCTGCTCGCCGACAGGTTGCTGGCGCTGTCCGGCCAGCGTTTTCAGAAAGTGTTCTTCGCGACCACGGGCGCCGAGGGTGTCGAAAGCGCCGTGAAGTTCGCGATGACGAGCACGGGACGAACGGACGTCGTCACGTTTCGCGACGGGTTTCATGGCCTGTCGATGTTCTCGTCGTTCATGACGGGCAATCCGTTCTGGACGGAGGCGCTGCCGTGGAAGCCGGGCAACGTCCATCACGTCGACGCGCAGAACTTCGCCGCGCTCGAAGACGTGCTCGCGAGCCGCAAGGTCGCCGCCGTCGTGTTCGAGCCCGTCGCGGGTTCGTCGTCGGCGCAGCACTGGAACGCGGAAACGTCGGCGCGGCTCGTGGCCTTGTGCCACGCAACAGGCACGAAGCTGATCGCCGACGAAGTCTATTGCGGGCTGGGCCGCACGGGCACCTGGTTCGGCATCGACGCGATCGGCATGAGCGATGCGTCGGCGGCGCCCGACATGGTCGTCGTATCGAAGGGATTGACGGGCGGACTCGTGCCACTGTCGGCCGTGCTGCTCAACGACGCCGACTTCGACGCCGTGTTCGGCGCACCCGGCAAGGCGAAAGTGCACGGTTCGACGTTCGGCGGCAACCGGCTCGCGATGCACTGCGGGCTGATCGTGCTCGATCTCGTCGAAAGCGGGCGGCTGGTGGAGAACGCGGCGGCGATGGGCGCGCTGATCGAAGCGCGCATCGCGCAGCGTTTCGACGGACGCGTGATCGTGCGAGGCAAGGGTCTCGCGCTCAGTCTCGAACTCGACGCGTGGTTCGCCGGCGAACTGGACAAGCGCATATCGGACGTGTGGCTGGATCTGATCGACGGCGGCGTGCTGGCGATGCCGAATTCCGCTGCGCCGGATTCGCTGCGCCTGTCGCCGCCACTGATTTTGGGCGTGGATGAAGTGGAAGTTCTGATCGATCGACTCGACGAGGCGCTACAGCCATGA